A region of the Phyllopteryx taeniolatus isolate TA_2022b chromosome 9, UOR_Ptae_1.2, whole genome shotgun sequence genome:
ACTCGCCTGCTCCATTGCATCCGCTCTCAGCACTACTGCTGGTGTGTGAGAGACCTGTTTttgaagtgtgtgtttgtgtgtgtgtgtgtgtacacagtcAGCTTATAACCAAGCATGCCAGTCataatgtgtgtgtaatgtCCCTGAGGTGTATGACAGTATAACTAATACTTGCATTATTGCTACCATTCCACATTACGCTGAAGCAAGATTAGAAAACAGACATGACAGTCTCGTCACATcgtatctctctctctcgctctctctctcacgcacacacacacacacacacacacacaagtgcatgtgtggaagCAAGCAGCCCAGGGCGATGTACTCTAGCAAGCAGCCATGCTTCTCCCACAAGCGGCTGCAGCGATGTTGTCATCTCCAGCATGGTTCCCACTCGCTCGAGCTCTctcacgcatgcacgcacacacacacacacacacacacgcacacgcagaaCAGCATCATGCTTAGTGTGACATCACGCCACACACATTTAGACCTGAGGGTCGGCAGAGATAACACACTATCATGTGCTGAGGCCTCATTGTCGTTATGCTAGGTGGCTGCAAAATCACTTATTCAGCTCCCTTGCgctcaaacacacactcactggCTATCGGCAAAGATATTCCAGGTCACCATAAGCACATACATGAACGGCCCTGAGGAGCAAGCAGGTCACCTCATGAGCCCATTTCAATCATGTTAATGATAAGGTGGGCCTTGGCATCTTCTATGTGGGGTCGCCAAGCAAAACGTGGGGCAGACCTTGATAGTCACAACCCACTTTTCTATATTTCTTGTTATTTAAACATGTCTGCATATGCATGAAAGCTGTGATCAAGAGCTGAAAAAAGCAGCCTATTAAGGAGGCAACATGATGCCAGTCACGACCTACATCTGCAACATCATAAGAAGTAACTAACAGTTTTTCCATCCTTAATTACTGTCCTCATATGATTTACTATATCTGACATATTAGAAGCATTGGGTCTCATTGGTAGACATTATTGTAATCGGGAAAAACACTTATTCGTCCATTTACTGCTCTTTAAGGTTCTTACTAAGAAAGACCATTTTCTGCATGGTTTTCCAAACCTTTTCACCTGAAGACCTAAATTATAAAGTTGGGTTTCTCCCAGTGATTCAAACTGTAATATGTATTGAAAGAGAATCGCCATATCCACCAAGCAGCAACAACATTATCAACATTATGACCTCTTGCACAATATAGTACAATGCCATCCAATCCAAGACATACTCACCTTtatgaagaaaataatttttaattttgattgacactgtcagggtGGTATTAATTCACCTTGTTCATGATGGTGGTTGAGAGATGAGAGGTGtccctaatattttgacttacTCATGTAACACTTTGTAAAGCTACAACAACACATTTCACAGCAGTCAATATGTTGCAGTACAGTTCTATACCACTGCAAAAAAGGTAATTTGGGGAAACCATTTTCACACAAGTGAAAAACACAGCCAAAACAGTATTAGCGAAACAGCGCTGTAGTAGTGCTTGTGTAAGTCTTCATTCACACAACACATAAACAGCGATGAAGTTGTTTCTCGAGAGAGGACAAGCTGTTGGTCaccaactactggcctggcatgcatatacatacagtgggtacagaaagtattcagacccccttcaaattTTAACTCTTTGCTATATTTGCTTaaatcatttcagttcttttttcccctcacacagcaccccatattgacagaaaaaaacggaattgttgaaatttttgcagatttataaaaaagaaaaactgaaatatcatacagccataagtattcagaccctttgctgtgatactcatatttaactcgggtgctgtccatttcttctgatcatccttgagatggttctaaaccttcattggagtccagctgtgtttgattatattgattggacatgattagGAAAGgctctatataagaccttacagctcacagtgcatgtcagagcaaatgagaatcatgaggtcaaaggaactgcctgaagagcttaaggggatctgaatactttttgtacccactgtatatatttgtcattctttccattcatccatccattttccatgctgCTCATCtttactagggttgcgggcatgctggagcttatGCTTGCTGACTTTAGGtgataggcggggtacatcctgaactggttgccagtcaatcgcagtttgtcattatactttacatatattGGACAACAGGGTTGCTTCATCTAGTCTGTACATCCAAtattaatactgtacagtggtacctcggcTTAAAAGGGAACTAAACCTAATATGTTATCGGTTATTCAGTGTTCACAGGCAGAACTGACATGTTCAATATGATGGAcgcactgacgtatccctgccagTGGCCAACATGCTCGTTCacaaattcatagaaaatggacCGCGCACTACCTCTCTGAACCTGCACCGTCAAACCGCAGTGAGAGCGTCAGATTGAATATCCAAACGTACCCTACCAGTACCAGTTGGATTGTAGGAATATAAATTGCTACatcgatataatgaatgaatcgttacaccattactcagcactctattgtgcaaacaaacaaataacattgctgacattatgaatatttaatAAACGGTCTAAATATTAATACAGTGTTCTTTTAATCATTGATGCCCTTCCTCTTGGCTGACATATCCGATAacgtattcatttatttccgaTATTTATACTTTCTCCCTAGACATACACTTATTAATTTGCTTGTTCATAGTTGGCTACTCTCCGCTGTAATGAACGTGGTTCCAGCGAGACTTCACTAAAAATTGTACTGTATACCACCAATCCCTTATTCTGGTGTTTTGTGACGAGATTTAATGATAGCTTAGTGCCGCTTTAGCATGGCTCAGCGGTCTTCTCCTGTTAGTTACTCCTGATCCTCCTTTTGCGATAAAGATACTTGTCAGAATTGTAGCTTTTTGGCCAGCATGGAGGCAGTGATTAGTGACTTTTAGAGGAGTGGCATGTTAGCCACACTAGCAGCTAGTGTGGCTAACATGGCTGACTAGCTAGTTGAACTGCCGTAGTAAGACGGGCTGGAAGCTAGTTCGTTTTACGGAAAACGGAGGAAAATGtcatgacatcatcaacaaaCGTTACCGTGATTGTTTGGTGGAGTCCAAATTTTATGTCCGCTAATTTCTGGTGTACTTAGAGGCCAAACACTCACTCACTCCTCTCCGTAATAGTAGAACACATATGGCAAGTGAACGCAACAACAAAATACGGCCAAGCCGGAAGACTTGGCATCTCTGTAAATGTCAGTATCGAGTATTTATCGAGTTGTGGGATGACCTGGACCCCTTTTAGGGAATCTTTTCCACATCAAGAAGTTGCTGTAAAACGCTTTTACTCTTCACTACGCTTGCCCTCATGACCGCTGCCTCTTTTCCATCTCAGCCTTGGTATACACAGGCTTGAATGAGTAAATTCGTCGCTCTTTGCAAACTGTCAGCTGACACTGGTGTTCAGTGGAGCTCTGTGTTAGCATGCAGACAACTCGCAATTGAAGCTTCAACGTCACTTCCGGTCTTCAGCTGATAATGATTTCGCCCAAAATGGTGCCCCCTTACGTTGATTAATTGTTCTATTTAATTCTTAATCTatgaatgcaatattaatcagagtgCCGTGTTTTGAGTAGTGCTGGTACATACAATATAGTCTTGCTTTAAAAATTTTTGGGCTTACGAGTTGTCGATTTTTCTGCTTTGTGTCGCGAGCCAAAACTTGATGCACGAGCGAGTTTCAGATATACCACAGCTGGATGGCGGAAGACAACACCGCAACATTCGCCCAGCCTCATGCTTCTCACTCACAATTTGGGATATGAGTACTGTAAATTGTGACGGTCACGGAAGGAATTAAACTCAAGTAAAGGTATCACTGagaaataaaaatcatactGCAGATTTTCAGTCCTTTTTGTAGGtccaatgaatacaaatatgaatttgGACCTGTTTATGAAATCAaaatttgtaacatgttttgTCATGAACAGTATGTACCCCCAGTGCAGGGTGGTTACTGGAGGGAAGCCAATTTGTACAAGGTCTTTTTTGAAGGATACCACTCACTCATTCTGACCTATATTCATACAACTAGAAGAGCATTTGCCCTCAGTGGAAcacaattctttaaagacaaGGCTACTGTGAGAACGGTAGCGATCTTCACAATATGTATGAAGAACGCCAATGACCACAGCTCTGTAGCTATATAAAGCCTAAAATTCACGAACCCGGGTGCCCAGTCGAACAGGCTACCACAGAGTACTAAATAATAGCGCAATATAAATGTATGAAGCCTGGGCCTCTCCAGAGACCGGCTGCTCCTCACCTGAGGCAGGGCTGCGTTGATCTGACGCTGCAGCACGTCCCTCTCGTGCAGCGCCCCCTGCAGTTTGGTCTGCGACAGGATGAGGGTCTCCTGGGTCTCCCTGAGGGACTCGAGTAGCTTGTCCCTCTCGTCTAGCATGTTGACCATCAGCTGCTCGAAGTTGGCCTCCTGCTCGGAGCCATTCAGGACGCTGCCGGCTCCTCTCGGGGGACCGGCCGAGTCCCCCTCGCTGATGGTCGGCATCACCTCGCACATCATCTCTGCTCCGCTGGATGTAGGGGCGACCCGAACTGTCGGTTCTGTCGATGCGTGTGATACATATAAAGTAAACCTATGCATTTCAACTAATTGGAGGccacaagcaaaaaaatatatatatgtaaaaaaaaatggacagcacgAATTTATGGACGCGTACCGTATAATTTTCACGAACCAAGTGTATTCTTCAAATCGTGCATCATCTCACCTATTCAGAGTAAACGAAATGATGCGATACGTGGCGACCTTTCATCCTCGTTGACCGGCGTCGTTTCTCCCCGTGTGCAGATCCGCCCTGGCCCGCGCGCCATGCAATCGATGCCTCGCTCACATGTACCAAACCCGGCGTGACGTGATTGACAGCTCAGGCGCGCGCCCGCTCGGAGGGGCGGTGTCCGCGAACACGGCGGACATCATCGTACGGAACAATTCCAAAATACCAGAATAGCTCCGTGAGCGAACGTCTGATCTGCTCTCAAGGCCAGTCAATGTGTGTGTAAGAGAGTCTTATCTTCATCCGCCTTCTCTGCTTCCATCCACCCCTcctacctcacacacacacacacacacacacacacacattcaagcaCGTGCGAGCGCGCGCACACGtacccacgcacacacgcacacacacaagggaaTCTGCACTTGTCAGGTCGTGTGTGTCGTCTGTTGCTTCATGGTTGAACGTATATTGTGCACTGTGCATGGCTATTTGCATGATTATGACCCAGTAGCTCCATCACCATGACACACGCTCATTTATATTGTGCATGATTGGACACTTGGATGCACAGCGCCCCCTGCAGGATCTCCAATGAAAATGGGATCATGTCATTTGCTTGTAAAGCAAGACATAAAACGATGATATAGCAAGTCTTATTGCGTTTTAACTGCTCTAACGTGTGCCATATACTTCACAAGTCACATACTATACCGCTGAAAAAGTCAATAACCATATATGTATTGTTTTCTTTACAAGAATCCAAccagaaaatacaataaaaacagcgCCCAAGGCTAAAGTTGTGCATTTGTTATGTAATAGCAAAGCCCTGCCTTTCTTAAACATAAATGGCTTTCAATCCTAATAAATTTCATTGTTAGcaatttgtccatccattttctgtaccacttatccacactagggtcacaggtgagctggagtcttaTCCTAGCCGACTTTGGgtaggaggcgggatacactgGGACTGGTCGCAggccagggcacatacagtatagacagaaaaataactattcacactcaaattcacaaattGTCAATTacgagtcatcaattaacctttTTTGAGTCTTTTTGTGGGAGAAAgcaagagtacccagagaaaacccacacaagaaaAATGTGAGTACCTGAGTTTAGAACCCAGAACTCAGAAACGTGAAGCAGAAGTGCTATAACCACTATTCGACTTTTCTGTCTAGCactttcatatacagtactgtagtgcTGTTCACAAAATGGTTGCTGGAGGAAAGGTCCTTACCAGCAGTGGAGGCCCAAGACTTTTGAACAGGGCgcataaacaaatgtaaaaccaGCCAAAAATCCATACATGCATctctgcatccatccatccatcttccagaGTATATTGCTTagcctgttcagggtcacagggagctggagcTTAACACAGCTGATTTCAGATGAAAGACACactacagcctggactggttgccaaaaCAATTACAGTGCACATACAGTGTTGCTTCAATATATTGCGGTTCACCTGTTGCAGACCCCTCCTAAAGCCGTCActttatcatggtggaggggtttgcgcgtcccaatgatcctaggagctaagttgtctgaggctttatgcccctggcagggtcacccatgccAAACATttccaaggtgagggaccagacaaagcatggctaaaagacccctagcccttaatcacaaaggAGTCTCAAAGgccttcacaggcccacagttggcaggGTTGGACGAgatcccctaatctaaacccccccaatcgggcaaggaaaaactcaaaaccgcatttggggaaaaagaaaaccttgagaagggaccacagATGGTGGGGATCCCCCTTACAACATGACCAGGCTAGAAGGGatgcttcttccctcttgccattaacttcttaaacagttaacttacaacttcattgtaacatgctgccaattttgtcttgagattgttgtcacatctctgtcgggccaattatacattattcatgcactcactgtagtagtcttgccacccTGCACTacctgcatatctgttgttgaccaatactggccactcatgtgcttgagaagcatctgcaccatttgcacaattgacattgtcccagattatcgcactactagtcactttaaactgcataaatttcttgaagtctctgcaccctttgcacaatggtcattgcaccagactattgttcttttagtcatttcaaacggctttaattgctagaggactttgcatcattttgcacaattgtccaaaataaatgaataataaattgtaccggcattaccacattactggtaaccttttattgttcagtgactgggtttttatgttttttatgtctcaaaagtattctctgtcacttgactgtctattgtcgtactagagcagcgccaactaccggagacaaattccttgtatgtttttgaaatacttggcaaataaagatgattctgattctgagtgggcaacatttatcacatagtttGGTGcagtacaatgttcattacgaTGGCAacatgctgtacaatgttcataaagatgtccatccatccatcaattttctgagccgtttctcctcactagggtcgcgggcgtgctggagcctatcccagctatcatcgggcaggaggcggggtacaccctgaactggttgccagccaatcgcagggcacagacaaacaaacaaccattcacactcacattcacacctacgggcaatttagagttgtcaattaacctaccatgcatgtttttaggatgtgggaggaaaccggaatgcccggagaaaactcatgcaggcacggggagaacaagcaaactccacacaggcggggccgggatttgaaccccggtccccagaactgtgaggcggatgtgctcaccagttgtCCATTGTGCCAGCTATTAAAAGCCTGCAGTTCGTACAAAACGCTGCAGGAAGACTTTTAATTCACAGTCTTTGTTCCTGTTGCTCCACGTCTTCGTCGGTTCCAGTGGTACTTAAGGTTTGTGTTTTGTTAAGTTTTTGTTAGTGGTGGGCAATTGTGCCGAAAAAGATTCAAAGCTTCAAGGCTtcggtgatgatgatgacatcTGGTCAACAAccgaagggttctgatcgtcccaaacgtcttccatttaaggattatggaggccactgtgctcttaggaaccttgtgtagcagaaatgtttttgtaaccttggccagatctgtgccttgccgcaattctgtctctgagctcttcaggcagttcctttgacctcatgattctcatttgctctgacatgcactatgagctgtaaggtcttatatagacaggtgtgtggctttcctaatcaagtccaatcagcataatcaaacacagctggactccaatgaaggtgtagaaccatctcaaggatgatcagaagaaatggacagcacccgagttaaatatatgagtgttacagcaaagggtttgaatactaatggttgtgtgatatttctgtttttcttttttaataaatcagctaaaatttcaacaattatgtttttttctgttaatatggggtgctgtgtgtacattaatgaggaaaaaaaataatttaaatgattttaacaaatggctgcaatataacaaagagtgaaaaatttaagggggtctgaaaactttccgtacccactgtatgattAATTGTTTGGAGCCAAACAACCTCCTCTGTAAAAGTGAATGGAAGAAATGATTGGGGAGTCCTGGTTCAATATAGTGGCTGTCTCCATGTGCTCATCCAGCCGAGGATTTATCTAATGTTTATATACACGCACATGCCCATTTTGAGTTCAATGTTGACGGCAAGGCTACGAtagggaggtcaaagtcgtTAGAAAATTCCGTGTGTTTGgatggcaagaaaaccaaaagaccatgCTGGCAtattgtgctgctgctgctgtataCGGTTGCATAAAACGCACTACAATTACGACAAGGGAACTGCGAGTCCCTTTCACATGTAAGaaaaatttttttgttgctttttttttcaaatgttttgattgcagcatacgctttggcgttgacGAAACAGTAACCCTCGAGAAAATCCATGAACGACGAcctctccaacatggccgccacgtcggTTACTCGGGCTGCTTCGATATCTACGTACAATGTTCAAACCTATGAGAACAACATCCTGAACGATACAATGGTACCCTCGCGATACTTGCCGTTCTACGTCATTCCATGATGGCTGAAGATCCTGGTGGGGTTATTTTCAATATCTCTCtcattcttttttccttttctctatTCCAGCTTGCCATAGAGCCATGGCTGGATTCACAGCCACGTTAAGCGTCAACAGAACATTAGTGTCGACATGCCCAAGAAAGGGAACCGAAAACGGTTGAAATTTAGGGCTGGGGACGTTTGCTCGGAATCAGGTAGGTCGGGTTTGTGTCCACATTCGCCAACAAGCTAGGTCGTCCATTGCTACAATTGtggtaaataaatgataatggCCTTTTTATCTTCAGTTCTCGGAGCTTTCATGaacattatatttgtttgatgtgcCCTAATTAAGCCAAGCACACTCTACATTAATAATGTTTACATTGTATTGATACAAACGTTTGTTTTTAGGACGTTAAGATGGTGTTCAACGTCAGTCAGTAGAGACATGTTATAACAGGTAGATCATCGGTAATATTAATTTAAGTTATCATTAATGTCTCTTCTATGTACTGCACTAGATCGTCAGTGGCTACCCGGTTAAATATAACCCAGAGTTCTTGGGCACATTATCATAAAGAAATAGGCAGTACGACGATGCACATTTCCTCTCCTCAGTGTCTGTGGCTGATTATGCTGATGCCGATCCAGCCGTTGTGAAGTCTGGTAGGGTGAAAAAGGCTGTTGCAAATGCAGTTGAAAAAGAAGGTAATTATACACCGCAGCacacaatttctttgtttttttgtgtctgaACCAATCAGCTTTATAACTGAACTTTTCAGTCAAATTACTCTGTGGGCTGGAAGCATCACACGGTGCTGTTGAAGAGGTCCTTTGCTCTGCTGGGACCATCAAAATAGATGGTTTGGACAGCAGCGATGACTTAGACGCTGAGGATGATGGGGATGGTGAAAGTAAAGTGATCCATAAGAAGAAGAGCAAGAGGAGAAAGGGTATGATATCAGTGTGCATGTAGAAAAAGTGAGAAGCAAGCTTTTTTCTAGTTATGCTGTTTGTGTACTTCCAGAGAGCAGTGATGGAGAGGAGTATCCAGTGGATATCTGGCTTGTGCTTTCTTCTTATATTCGACCTGAAGATGTATGCAGATTCTCACTAATCTGCAGGAACGCATGGACGGTCACATGCACTGCAGTTTTTTGGACCAGGCTATACAAAAGGTGTGATGGTTTTACAGTTTCCCCTGATTTTATATCACACATTCATCATTATGTGTGgctgatttatttaattttggttAAGTTCCATTTAGGATGATCACATTTCCTGACAAAGTGTTTCCGTTTTTTTGGCTGCATTGTGGTTAAATTTAACATGCCTGATATTTGTTTTCCCTGTCATCGTTTCTCTCATTCAAAGACATTACCGGATCGATGTTGACCTGCCGTTTCGTCTCCAGCCTGATTGCATTGACAGGATGTGGAATCTCAGGGCTCGTGTTATTCGCTCCCTTTTCCATATGTATGAGCCGTTTAGCTCACGTGTCTCCAAAATTCCAGCCCTGCCCGAATCTACACCCACAACTTTGCTCAATTCCAAGGTAAATAAACATGTCACCTTGCTGTCAGGCACTGTTAATTTTCCTTTGctgatttttaaatatctgctttgtttcattttatattttggacTTGTATTGAAGTGCTCAATGTCTTTAAGTACAGTGGAACACTGGTCGACCTCAGATTTCTTTTAATATTGTGATTGTaaatttacagtgggtatgtAAAGTTTTCAGACAACCTTCaaaatttcactctttgttatattgcagctatttgctaaaatcatttaagttaattttcccctcaatgtatacacagcaccccatattgacaaaaaaatactaaattgttgaaatgtttgcagagttattaaaaaagaaaaactgaaatatcacacagccataagtattcagaccctttgctctgacactcatctgatcatccttgagatggttctacaccttcattggagtccagctgtgtttgattatgctgattggacttgattaggaaagccacacacctgtctatataagaccttacagctcatagtgcatgtcagagcaaatgagaatcatgaggtcaaaggaactgcctgaagagctcagagacagaattgtggcaaggcacagatctggccaaggttacaaaaaaaaatttctgctacacttaaggttcctaagagcacagtggcctccataatccttaaatggaagacgtttgggatgaccagacccttcctagagctggccgttcggccaaactgaacaattgGGGGaggagagccttggtgagagaagtaaagaagaacccaaagatcactgtggctgagctccagtgatgcagtcgggagatggggagaaagttcttgaaagtcaaccatcactacagccctctaccagtcggggctttatggccgagtggcccgacggaagcctctcctcagtgcaagacgcatgaaagcccgcatggagtttgcttaaaaaaaaaaatttaaaaaaaaaaaacacctgaaggactccaagatggggagaaataagattctctggtctgatgagacaaagatagaactttttggccttaattctaatcggtatgtgtggagaaaccaggcactgctcatcacctgtccaatacagtcccaacagtgaagcatggtggtggcagcagcatgctgtgggggtgtttttcagctgcagggacaggacgactggttgaaatcaaaggaaagatgaatgcggccaagtacagagatatcctggatgaaaaccttctccagagtgctcaggacctcagactgggccgaagtttCACCTTTCAATAAGAcgatgacccaaaacacacagctaaaataacggagtggcttcagaacaactgcatgactgttcttgaatggcccagccggagtcctgacttaaacccacttgagcatctctggagagacctgaaaaaggctgtgcaccaacgttcaccatccaacctgacagaactggagaagatctCTGCAataaggaatggcagaggatccaaaaatccaggtgtgaaaaacttgcatcattcccaaaaagattcatgactgtattagctcaaaagggtgcttctactaaagggtctgaatacgtatggctgtgtggtatttcagtttttttctttttaataaatctgcaaaaatttcaacaattgagtttttttacgtcaatatggggtgctgtgtttacattaatgaggaaaacaataacttaaatgattttagcaaatggctgcaatataacagacaaATTtaggggggtctgaatactttctgtacccactgtaaataatCCCCTTGAAACTGATTATCAAATTGAATTGGAACTTATAATAGTCAAA
Encoded here:
- the tmem183a gene encoding transmembrane protein 183A isoform X2 — translated: MPKKGNRKRLKFRAGDVCSESVSVADYADADPAVVKSGRVKKAVANAVEKEVKLLCGLEASHGAVEEVLCSAGTIKIDGLDSSDDLDAEDDGDGESKVIHKKKSKRRKESSDGEEYPVDIWLVLSSYIRPEDVCRFSLICRNAWTVTCTAVFWTRLYKRHYRIDVDLPFRLQPDCIDRMWNLRARVIRSLFHMYEPFSSRVSKIPALPESTPTTLLNSKCLLFWVKKVTGTRPEGLWEFNFKLLKQGNTKNGRAKSLHMPKQYEAVHKNSDSDCYMLQVSTFNFIFTPVVMGMTLTLFTINVSTDMRHHRVRLVFQDSPIQRGKKRGDHSGTQVVLDPVHSVRLVDWWHPQYPLLQKT
- the tmem183a gene encoding transmembrane protein 183A isoform X1 translates to MPKKGNRKRLKFRAGDVCSESVSVADYADADPAVVKSGRVKKAVANAVEKEVKLLCGLEASHGAVEEVLCSAGTIKIDGLDSSDDLDAEDDGDGESKVIHKKKSKRRKESSDGEEYPVDIWLVLSSYIRPEDVCRFSLICRNAWTVTCTAVFWTRLYKRHYRIDVDLPFRLQPDCIDRMWNLRARVIRSLFHMYEPFSSRVSKIPALPESTPTTLLNSKCLLFWVKKVTGTRPEGLWEFNFKLLKQQGNTKNGRAKSLHMPKQYEAVHKNSDSDCYMLQVSTFNFIFTPVVMGMTLTLFTINVSTDMRHHRVRLVFQDSPIQRGKKRGDHSGTQVVLDPVHSVRLVDWWHPQYPLLQKT